The genomic stretch atgtgattTAGGTATGGCATGTATTTAACAGTGTGTAGGTCTCACCTGAAGACAGTTAGTACATACAATTGCTTCTTAAAATTGcagcttttctttgtgtgtatagaTCAAACTGGTGATTAATCCTAAAGATTTGAGAATTGATACTAAGAGAGCCAGTGGAGCTGGAGGGCAGCACGTGAACACCACGGACAGTGCTGTTCGAATAGTCCATCTTCCCACAGGTAGGTGCCGGCTTTTCATGGGAAACTCTGAATCAAGATCAGTTTCTGGGGACTGACTGATTTTCCACTGAAGCAGATCTTCAGTtcccaaaaggaaagaaaccgTTAAGGGATTTTTAACTAATGACTTGATTCTGTAGGTTCTGTAGCTGATGCTATGTAGGATACAGAGAcaaggagagtgggagggaaggcTAAGCACAGGGCTCTCCATGGTAGTGACGATGAAGAGAACAGAGTCCTGCCACCTGCCAGGTGGGGTTTCAAATACATGCTTAATAGATTTCACTATTTCAAAAAAACCTCAGTGAGATAATTACCTAAATTATTTAACAGAAAGTGTTCTAAATCACTAGTTATTAGCAGTAGGGCTAAGATAGTAACAAGAACCCTGGTGGCAATAGAAGCATTGAACTTCCTACACAGAATGGTACATACACACAGTCTTAGATGCAGTTTCAGGAGCATCTTTCTGTGGAGACTGTAAAGTCCACGGCAATCTGAATCTAGATAACTGGGCAAACGGACTGTACTCTGCTGAGAGAACCCTGCTTTTTAAGTACTACTAGAGTACTGGAGTGGCTTGTGAGGGGCAAGGATGCCGGGTTTATACTTTTCAGACGTCCCTTAACTAGAACAAATTGTCATAGTTCCTGCTAACCAGTAGTTAAGAAGACTGGTGGGCAGGTAGGATTTTATCCTTTTAACTACAGAAAACCATTAAATATTGAGGTGATAAGTGGAACgtataaatagataaaaagttCTGTTAACTCTAATAGTAGGATTTGTACTACtatatatgttcatttttataCGCCTTTTAAGATTTTGATAGCTAACTGAGGATGTGAAgaagaaatgtattaaaaatatttaaagtcttcTGTTAAACTCTTGATTtatctcagaaaagaagaaaaggggtaaGAAAGAAGAGTAATTATCCTTGATAATAAAGATTTTTGTACTAAAACCAGTACTCATATTGTTATTCAGGTATTGTTTCTGAATGCCAGCAAGAGAGATCTCAGCTGAAGAACAGGGAGCTGGCTATGAAAAAGTTACGTGCAAGGCTATACAGCCTGCATCTAGAGGAGGAAACTGCAAAAAGATATAATGCTAGAAAGATCCAGGTAAGAATGGGTTTCAGAAACTGGTAGTGTAGTTTTTACATTAGTACTGTTCTTGTTTGTATTATAGGGCAGTACCCATGGAGAGCTTTACCTGTTTTCTATAGTCAAAGGTGTTTGTCTTAGCTTTGTCAGAGTGGACCACGTCCCTACTCAGCTTTTAGTCCTTTGAGCTTTTGGAGGCAGGAATACTGGAACCTAgtgttttgtatttgattttatgCCATACACAGTCCTTCCATGACTTCTTTAGTATGACCACCCATCACCTTATCACCACTCCGAGAtaatgaactcccagagattacatacacataaaatgtacaCATAAATGTGCTGCTTCTGCTGTTTAAATATCATCCATTTGCCAGACTCCGTCATTATGTCATCAGTATTTTGCTTAAAGTTTAGACTTAAGCCATAATAcattgcagaggcagaggcaggacccaGGTACTGTGTCTGTACAGTCCACCTCTGTTCTCTGTGCCATTAATCAGGACGTAGACTTGGTTCTTGCGTTGCTGTTGCCTCCTGGGTCCTCATTcatctcatctttctctctcttgctccctaTTTTCTAGGTTGGAACAAAAGGAAGATCAGAGAAAATAAGAACCTACAACTTTCCACAGAACAGGGTCACAGACCACAGAATTAACAAATCACTACATGACCTTGAGAGCTTCATGCAAGGAGACTGTCTTCTGGATGGCATGATACAGTCACTGAAGGACTATGCGGATTACGAATCTCTAGTAGAAATGATTTCCAGAAAAGACTAAGCTATTgtataaagctatttttttatATAGACTAGGAAAATCCTAGAGTGAATCCTTGTGTGCAAGTACTTAGTCGGTATTCTTGAGGAATATAAGTTAACAGTTTCTTGGACTCTTCTCTATAAAAAATTAGACACAATACTAAGCAGAAATATCTATGTTTTTATGATATAAAGAGACAGAATCTGATAGTGAAATTAACAAGCAATAAAAGTCAGGTACACtgggactgggaaggaatggCCTACATGAAGTTCCTAGAGTTCCAGAGTCAGGTCTCTTGCAGGGTATGGTGTAGCCCACTCAGTGGTGCAAAAGTTCTAGACTGCCCTGCAGCTGGGAACGTAGGCCTTGCAAACAGAGTACCTCAAGCTCATGGGGCCTGGTAAGCAGAAAGCCTCTTGTTAAAATGTGAACAAAATTTCCCGAATAATAAGCCTGGTGGGCTCCTGTATCAGTTCCCCAGAGAAACGGAACCGAGAGGATGTAGGATGCATGCACAGAGATGCACTGTAAGGGTGCCCACATAGAGCACTCTGTGTCCAAGATCCACAGTATGAATCAGCTGGGAGGAGACCAAGAAGAGGCGATGGTTCACTTCACTTCAGAGGGAGTTTGCTGGGGAATGTTCTCTTGTTTGGAGGAGGCTGGGTTTTCTCTATTCGGCCTTCAGCCTGGCTGGGTAAACATGCTATGTTGCCCATAAGGGAGATGTAGATTAACTGACATTTCACTGATTTCAGTGTCAGTGCCGTCCAAAATTTGAGAAGATCTAAAGTAACGTGTTACCAGATACACTGGTAACAACAAGCCAGATCTGTGAAATAGACTAATGGTTTCTTTCCAAGAGTACCCCTAGAGACTGTACCATGGAAGAGGAGAAATGAAATGTCCTGCCCTGCTTACAGTGTTTCTCCACCACCTACCTGCTGCCAACAAGCTTCACAAACTAACCACAAAGAAAGGTACAGGCTGCCATAGTTTCAATGTCTCCTTCAAAACCCAGGTGTTGCCAGTGTGATATTAAGTATGGCAGCTTCAGAACTAAGGTTTTAAGAGTCCCTTCTGAATGGAGCTAAAGTCTTAACTGTCAAATACCCAAAGTCACTGCCCATTTTCAATAATGTTTGCATACATTTAGTGTCTGAAATAAATTGCAAACATTTCACTCTCACACATATCAACTGGCTCTACTTATTCATATATCAATTATCACACATCAAAATTCATGTTAAATCTCAAATACTTAAAACTAATGGTTgagatttctctgcttcttcaccAGATGTGTTGGAGCTAACTTCCTCAAACTAAGATCTAACTATGTGCATAATCCAGTGGGTTTACCCTTAAGAGACCCCTGATCCTGATTTTCAAGACATTGCACTGGATTTTTATCTATGAAGATCAAACTAGATATTTTGGTACTATGTGAGTTGTTTGGACATTAACACTTAAGACTTGGCCAGTTTACCCATACCTGTTTGGGTGGAAGCGtcacccagcccctggcatccatatacccaaagagtctggaatgtttgggtggaagttccatcccaaccCTCCTCCCCTgcgagttgcctcagtccagattcTAAACCAAGCCAAACGATGACCCCACCCCAGAGAtgttcaagaccactcccaccCCAAGAACAGACTggtcttttcccattttctttctgggggctggagagccaTCCAGGAGTGTTGGTTATTCATTAAATTTGGGCTTTTTCTaaattggtttgatttggtctgatttggattattgtttCGGTGGAAAGGTTTATCAgagtacagaaacttttcaattccGTTTCTTGTGACTTAGTActgttgttgcaaaaaaaaatcctattgaAATGGGGAAGGTTTGACTGTTCCTTGCCACTAGGATTTAGGAGCCTCTAGcctaaataataaagaaattatgagGCACTTTCCCAGATTTTCTAGAATCAGCTATAGTCTTAAGTTTTTAGGAACAATTAGAATGTGCTTCTCTTaaatcaattatatttaaatatatatacatatatacaattatatttcaGTACACTTACTTTATACTGAGGACTTAGTGTCTCTACTGGAAAGTGAGCAGTACAAAACCATTAATGATAGGCAAGGGTTTCAAGCTGTCTACAGTATTTAATACAGAAACCAGGTAACGTGAACAGAATCCTTCCCTTCTAATCTCATGAAAGGTactttacctttaaaaatacttaaatctGCCTttcatatgtatgggtgtttttcctgcatgtgtgtctgtacacgaTGTATCTGCAGTACCCGTGGATGCCAGATTAAGGTATCTGATCCCCTGGGATTGTAGTTCCAGTTAGTTGTGAACAGCCAGTGGGTGttaggaatcgaacccaggttctctgaaaaagcagcagtaCTGATTGTACTTTTAGGACAGGGTAATTCATAGTCCTTGCATGATTGATGCAAATGTTCGTTAGACAGCTGTGATGATGATACAACAtgcttattttttgaaacaggaaatttttgttttttcaagacagggtttctctttgtagccttggctgtcctggaactcactttgtagaacaggcttgcctgaactcacagagatccatctgtctgtctccagagtgcttccattaaaggtgtgcaccaccactgcctgaccttgGACTCCGGAAATCTTGCCCAAAGGAGCTGggttctttttttgctttttcaccCGAGTTCCTCAAGAATACCTCCCCCTAGTCCTGGAGGAATCAAAAGTCCATGCACTCTTCCTGACTAGCTCTGAAATCCTATCAATTACAGGGAAATTTGACTTAGACTTGTAAGCACAATCATTATAAGTGAAAATAATGCTAAGATTATTTAAGAATGGCAAGCCAATGCaacctttttctttccctgccaGCATTTTAAGAGGTCTGCTGCCTCTGGAGCCCACATCCATTACTGTACACAGCATCCACCAACGCTTTGTACTCAGTTCGCGCTTCTCCATTAGTGGATATTTTACACAACCCTCTCTCTTgtacagcatttaaaaaaatgattttttctttttcatgacatggtt from Microtus ochrogaster isolate Prairie Vole_2 linkage group LG9, MicOch1.0, whole genome shotgun sequence encodes the following:
- the Mtrf1l gene encoding peptide chain release factor 1-like, mitochondrial isoform X2, yielding MIISLLVPPEETDESDLILEVTAGVGGQEAMLFTSEMFDMYQQYAAFKRWHFETLEYFPSELGGLRHASASIGGPEAYKHMKFEGGVHRVQRVPRTEKQGRIHTSTMTVAILPQPTEIKLVINPKDLRIDTKRASGAGGQHVNTTDSAVRIVHLPTGIVSECQQERSQLKNRELAMKKLRARLYSLHLEEETAKRYNARKIQVGTKGRSEKIRTYNFPQNRVTDHRINKSLHDLESFMQGDCLLDGMIQSLKDYADYESLVEMISRKD